One part of the Arabidopsis thaliana chromosome 4, partial sequence genome encodes these proteins:
- a CDS encoding Wound-responsive family protein (Wound-responsive family protein; CONTAINS InterPro DOMAIN/s: Protein of unknown function wound-induced (InterPro:IPR022251); BEST Arabidopsis thaliana protein match is: wound-responsive protein-related (TAIR:AT2G14070.1); Has 146 Blast hits to 145 proteins in 15 species: Archae - 0; Bacteria - 0; Metazoa - 0; Fungi - 0; Plants - 146; Viruses - 0; Other Eukaryotes - 0 (source: NCBI BLink).) has product MNAGKQASWAVATAIAAVEVLKDQGVARWNYLFRLLHKEAMARVRTITVPSRPSPPTSSSSATSIRSKPLSTTPFETSFEKAMGLSCFGPTTVRF; this is encoded by the coding sequence atgaatgcCGGAAAGCAAGCTTCGTGGGCGGTGGCGACGGCGATCGCAGCCGTGGAAGTGCTAAAAGACCAAGGCGTTGCTCGGTGGAACTACCTTTTCCGCTTACTCCACAAAGAAGCAATGGCTCGCGTCCGTACCATTACAGTCCCATCTCGTCCCTCTCCTCCTACGTCTTCATCTTCGGCTACTTCCATCAGATCCAAACCTTTGTCCACCACACCCTTTGAGACATCCTTTGAGAAAGCTATGGGTCTTAGCTGCTTTGGTCCCACCACCGTTAGATTCTAG
- a CDS encoding Bifunctional inhibitor/lipid-transfer protein/seed storage 2S albumin superfamily protein (Bifunctional inhibitor/lipid-transfer protein/seed storage 2S albumin superfamily protein; FUNCTIONS IN: lipid binding; INVOLVED IN: lipid transport; LOCATED IN: endomembrane system; EXPRESSED IN: 15 plant structures; EXPRESSED DURING: 6 growth stages; CONTAINS InterPro DOMAIN/s: Bifunctional inhibitor/plant lipid transfer protein/seed storage (InterPro:IPR016140), Plant lipid transfer protein/seed storage/trypsin-alpha amylase inhibitor (InterPro:IPR003612); BEST Arabidopsis thaliana protein match is: Bifunctional inhibitor/lipid-transfer protein/seed storage 2S albumin superfamily protein (TAIR:AT4G30880.1); Has 179 Blast hits to 179 proteins in 20 species: Archae - 0; Bacteria - 0; Metazoa - 0; Fungi - 0; Plants - 179; Viruses - 0; Other Eukaryotes - 0 (source: NCBI BLink).), translating into MGSGMIRTLVILAIALFMIGSDNVHVAKAQVCGANLSGLMNECQRYVSNAGPNSQPPSRSCCALIRPIDVPCACRYVSRDVTNYIDMDKVVYVARSCGKKIPSGYKCGSYTIPAA; encoded by the exons ATGGGAAGTGGCATGATAAGGACATTGGTTATTCTAGCAATAGCTTTATTCATGATCGGTTCCGACAACGTCCACGTGGCAAAAGCCCAGGTCTGTGGAGCTAACTTGTCGGGACTGATGAACGAATGTCAACGCTACGTCAGCAACGCCGGACCAAATTCTCAGCCGCCGTCTCGGTCTTGTTGTGCTCTAATCCGTCCCATTGACGTACCTTGTGCTTGCCGCTACGTTTCAAGGGATGTTACGAACTATATTGATATGGACAAAGTGGTTTACGTTGCTCGTTCTTGCGGCAAGAAGATTCCCTCCGGTTATAAATGTGGAA GTTACACCATTCCGGCGGCTTAA
- a CDS encoding Bifunctional inhibitor/lipid-transfer protein/seed storage 2S albumin superfamily protein (Bifunctional inhibitor/lipid-transfer protein/seed storage 2S albumin superfamily protein; FUNCTIONS IN: lipid binding; INVOLVED IN: lipid transport; LOCATED IN: endomembrane system; EXPRESSED IN: 15 plant structures; EXPRESSED DURING: 6 growth stages; CONTAINS InterPro DOMAIN/s: Bifunctional inhibitor/plant lipid transfer protein/seed storage (InterPro:IPR016140), Plant lipid transfer protein/seed storage/trypsin-alpha amylase inhibitor (InterPro:IPR003612); BEST Arabidopsis thaliana protein match is: Bifunctional inhibitor/lipid-transfer protein/seed storage 2S albumin superfamily protein (TAIR:AT4G30880.1); Has 177 Blast hits to 177 proteins in 20 species: Archae - 0; Bacteria - 0; Metazoa - 0; Fungi - 0; Plants - 177; Viruses - 0; Other Eukaryotes - 0 (source: NCBI BLink).): MGSGMIRTLVILAIALFMIGSDNVHVAKAQVCGANLSGLMNECQRYVSNAGPNSQPPSRSCCALIRPIDVPCACRYVSRDVTNYIDMDKVVYVARSCGKKIPSGYKCGSKYLSCFSYYSFVIVKHIIIWI, encoded by the coding sequence ATGGGAAGTGGCATGATAAGGACATTGGTTATTCTAGCAATAGCTTTATTCATGATCGGTTCCGACAACGTCCACGTGGCAAAAGCCCAGGTCTGTGGAGCTAACTTGTCGGGACTGATGAACGAATGTCAACGCTACGTCAGCAACGCCGGACCAAATTCTCAGCCGCCGTCTCGGTCTTGTTGTGCTCTAATCCGTCCCATTGACGTACCTTGTGCTTGCCGCTACGTTTCAAGGGATGTTACGAACTATATTGATATGGACAAAGTGGTTTACGTTGCTCGTTCTTGCGGCAAGAAGATTCCCTCCGGTTATAAATGTGGAAGTAAGTAtctttcttgcttttcttATTATAGTTTCGTAATTGTTAAGCATATAataatttggatttga
- a CDS encoding metallo-beta-lactamase family protein (metallo-beta-lactamase family protein; FUNCTIONS IN: hydrolase activity, catalytic activity; INVOLVED IN: response to arsenic, metabolic process; LOCATED IN: chloroplast; EXPRESSED IN: 22 plant structures; EXPRESSED DURING: 13 growth stages; CONTAINS InterPro DOMAIN/s: Beta-lactamase-like (InterPro:IPR001279); Has 1592 Blast hits to 1592 proteins in 436 species: Archae - 145; Bacteria - 835; Metazoa - 30; Fungi - 10; Plants - 78; Viruses - 0; Other Eukaryotes - 494 (source: NCBI BLink).) has protein sequence MASASFSAVSSLSYQFRSKEAIFSSKASCFSSTALSGRRVFGSIKAAQVTSHENPRRRTQNVEGDIFVDNTCIDCDTCRWMVPDLFTRVDNMSAVTKQPTCKEERLNALQALLSCPTGSIRTQTPPADIGEAQETFPLVVDKDTLPGVFHCGFHSKKSYGATSYLILHREGNILVDSPRYVEKLAGKIEMKGGVRYMFLTHRDDVADHKKWADRFKSTRILHSDDVEPSTSDVELKLEGSGPWSIYEDVELIHTPGHSEGSVCMFHKSLKALFTGDHVIMTESGLSILEQYNHGSVPLQLENVEKLINLDFNWLIPGHGRRVHFKDGDEKAKNLEALVQKHREKQLVSFSKSGKA, from the exons ATGgcttcagcttctttctctGCGGTTTCTTCGCTCTCGTATCAATTCCGTTCAAAAGAAGCGATCTTTTCATCGAAAGCTTCCTGTTTTAGCTCGACGGCTTTATCAGGAAGGAGAGTGTTTGGATCTATCAAAGCAGCTCAAGTGACAAGCCATGAGAATCCTAGAAGACGAACTCAGAACGTCGAAGGAGATATATTTGTTG ACAATACTTGTATTGATTGTGATACATGTCGTTGGATGGTTCCG GATTTATTCACTCGAGTGGACAACATGTCTGCGGTTACAAAGCAACCAACTTGTAAGGAGGAAAGACTGAATGCTCTTCAG GCCTTACTATCTTGTCCGACGGGCTCTATTCGCACTCAAACTCCACCTGCTGACATAGGGGAAGCTCAAGAGACCTTTCCACTTGTAGTGGACAAAGACACACTTCCT GGCGTTTTTCATTGTGGATTTCATTCCAAGAAATCGTATGGAGCAACTTCTTACCTGATCCTTCATCGTGAGGGAAATATACTTGTTGATAG TCCTAGGTACGTGGAGAAACTTGCTGGAAAGATCGAGATGAAGGGTGGTGTTCGCTACATGTTTTTGACACACAG GGATGATGTTGCAGATCACAAGAAATGGGCAGACAGATTCAAGTCTACCAGAATTCTGCATTCTGATGAT gttgAACCTTCGACCTCTGATGTGGAGTTAAAGCTGGAAGGAAGTGGACCATGGAGTATCTATGAAGATGTCGAACTTATACACACTCCTGGTCATTCAGAA GGATCAGTGTGCATGTTCCATAAGTCCCTCAAGGCATTATTCACTGGCGACCATGTAATAATGACCGAATCTGGATTGAGCATTTTAGAGCAGTACAATCACGGTTCAG TGCCTCTCCAGCTCGAGAACGTAGAAAAATTGATCAACCTGGATTTCAATTGGCTAATACCGG GACATGGAAGAAGAGTACATTTCAAAGATGGAGACGAGAAGGCGAAGAATCTGGAAGCACTTGTTCAGAAGCACAGAGAGAAACAACTTGTTTCCTTTAGCAAATCCGGGAAAGCTTAA
- a CDS encoding metallo-beta-lactamase family protein has translation MSAVTKQPTCKEERLNALQALLSCPTGSIRTQTPPADIGEAQETFPLVVDKDTLPGVFHCGFHSKKSYGATSYLILHREGNILVDSPRYVEKLAGKIEMKGGVRYMFLTHRDDVADHKKWADRFKSTRILHSDDVEPSTSDVELKLEGSGPWSIYEDVELIHTPGHSEGSVCMFHKSLKALFTGDHVIMTESGLSILEQYNHGSVPLQLENVEKLINLDFNWLIPGHGRRVHFKDGDEKAKNLEALVQKHREKQLVSFSKSGKA, from the exons ATGTCTGCGGTTACAAAGCAACCAACTTGTAAGGAGGAAAGACTGAATGCTCTTCAG GCCTTACTATCTTGTCCGACGGGCTCTATTCGCACTCAAACTCCACCTGCTGACATAGGGGAAGCTCAAGAGACCTTTCCACTTGTAGTGGACAAAGACACACTTCCT GGCGTTTTTCATTGTGGATTTCATTCCAAGAAATCGTATGGAGCAACTTCTTACCTGATCCTTCATCGTGAGGGAAATATACTTGTTGATAG TCCTAGGTACGTGGAGAAACTTGCTGGAAAGATCGAGATGAAGGGTGGTGTTCGCTACATGTTTTTGACACACAG GGATGATGTTGCAGATCACAAGAAATGGGCAGACAGATTCAAGTCTACCAGAATTCTGCATTCTGATGAT gttgAACCTTCGACCTCTGATGTGGAGTTAAAGCTGGAAGGAAGTGGACCATGGAGTATCTATGAAGATGTCGAACTTATACACACTCCTGGTCATTCAGAA GGATCAGTGTGCATGTTCCATAAGTCCCTCAAGGCATTATTCACTGGCGACCATGTAATAATGACCGAATCTGGATTGAGCATTTTAGAGCAGTACAATCACGGTTCAG TGCCTCTCCAGCTCGAGAACGTAGAAAAATTGATCAACCTGGATTTCAATTGGCTAATACCGG GACATGGAAGAAGAGTACATTTCAAAGATGGAGACGAGAAGGCGAAGAATCTGGAAGCACTTGTTCAGAAGCACAGAGAGAAACAACTTGTTTCCTTTAGCAAATCCGGGAAAGCTTAA
- the KUP5 gene encoding K+ uptake permease 5 → MALKKLLLILVLAGTAMVIADAVVTPAMSVMSAIGGLKVGVGVIEQDQVVVISVSFLVILFSVQKYGTSKLGLVLGPALLLWFFCLAGIGIYNLVKYDSSVFKAFNPAYIYFFFKRNSVNAWYALGGCVLCATGSEAMFADLSYFSVHSIQLTFILLVLPCLLLGYLGQAAYLSENFSAAGDAFFSSVPSSLFWPVFLISNVAALIASRAMTTATFTCIKQSIALGCFPRLKIIHTSKKFIGQIYIPVLNWSLLVVCLIVVCSTSNIFAIGNAYGIAELGIMMTTTILVTLIMLLIWQTNIIVVSMFAIVSLIVELVFFSSVCSSVADGSWIILVFATIMFLIMFVWNYGSKLKYETEVQKKLPMDLLRELGSNLGTIRAPGIGLLYNELAKGVPAIFGHFLTTLPAIHSMVIFVCIKYVPVPSVPQTERFLFRRVCPRSYHLFRCVARYGYKDVRKESHQAFEQILIESLEKFIRKEAQERALESDGDHNDTDSEDDTTLSRVLIAPNGSVYSLGVPLLAEHMNSSNKRPMERRKASIDFGAGPSSALDVEQSLEKELSFIHKAKESGVVYLLGHGDIRATKDSWFLKKLVINYLYAFLRKNSRRGITNLSVPHTHLMQVGMTYMV, encoded by the exons ATGGCCTTGAAAAAGCTTCTTCTGATTTTAGTTCTTGCCGGCACTGCTATGGTGATTGCTGATGCTGTTGTTACGCCAGCAATGTCAG TAATGTCTGCTATCGGTGGTCTGAAGGTTGGAGTTGGTGTTATAGAACAAG ATCAGGTGGTCGTGATATCAGTCAGCTTTCTTGTGATCTTGTTCAGTGTACAAAAATATGGAACCAGCAAATTGGGGCTTGTTTTGGGTCCTGCTTTACTTCTGTGGTTTTTTTGTCTAGCGGGCATTGGAATTTACAACCTCGTAAAATATGACAGCAGCGTTTTTAAAGCGTTCAATCCTGCAtatatctatttctttttcaagaGAAACTCTGTAAATGCTTGGTATGCACTTGGGGGTTGCGTTTTATGTGCAACTG GATCGGAGGCCATGTTTGCAGATCTTAGCTATTTCTCTGTTCACTCTATCCAG CTTACTTTTATCCTTCTGGTGTTACCTTGCCTCTTGCTGGGTTATTTGGGTCAAGCCGCATACCTCTCTGAAAACTTCAGCGCTGCCGGGGATGCTTTCTTTTCGTCAGTTCCAA gtTCTTTGTTCTGGCCAGTCTTTCTCATTTCTAATGTTGCTGCTTTAATTGCCAGTCGTGCAATGACAACAGCCACATTTACATGCATCAAACAGTCAATAGCACTAGGCTGTTTCCCACGTCTTAAAATCATTCACACCTCAAAGAAATTCATTGGACAGATTTATATACCGGTTCTTAACTGGTCCCTTCTGGTGGTGTGTCTGATCGTTGTCTGCTCTACCTCAAATATCTTCGCGATTGGAAACGCTTATg GCATCGCAGAGCTGGGAATTATGATGACTACAACAATTTTGGTGACCCTTATCATGCTTCTTATCTGGCAGACGAACATCATAGTTGTGAGCATGTTTGCAATTGTTTCCCTGATAGTCGAACTGGTTTTCTTCTCATCCGTTTGTTCAAGTGTGGCTGATGGAAGTTGGATAATCTTGGTTTTTGCTACAATTATGTTTCTCATAATGTTTGTTTGGAACTACGGGAGTAAACTGAAGTATGAAACTGAAGTCCAGAAAAAGCTACCAATGGACCTACTACGAGAACTGGGCAGTAACCTTGGGACAATTAGAGCACCCGGTATTGGTCTACTTTATAATGAGCTAGCTAAAGGAGTTCCGGCAATATTTGGTCATTTTCTAACCACCCTTCCTGCAATCCATTCCATGGTTATCTTCGTGTGTATAAAGTATGTCCCTGTTCCAAGTGTGCCTCAGACCGAGAGATTTCTTTTCAGACGTGTATGCCCAAGAAGCTATCATTTATTCCGCTGTGTAGCCAG GTATGGATACAAAGATGTGCGGAAGGAAAGTCACCAGGCGTTTGAGCAGATACTGATTGAGAGTCTAGAAAAATTTATACGTAAGGAAGCACAGGAGCGTGCACTTGAGAGTGACGGAGACCATAATGATACAGATTCTGAGGATGATACGACTCTGTCCAGAGTTCTGATAGCACCCAATGGAAGTGTGTATTCACTTGGAGTGCCTCTCTTAGCTGAGCACATGAATTCGTCAAACAAGCGACCCATGGAGAGAAGAAAGGCCAGCATAGATTTTGGGGCAGGTCCTTCATCGGCGTTGGATGTGGAGCAGAGTCTAGAAAAAGAATTGTCGTTTATACACAAAGCGAAAGAGTCAGGGGTGGTGTATCTACTGGGACATGGGGACATAAGGGCTACTAAGGATTCTTGGTTTCTGAAGAAGCTGGTAATAAATTACTTGTATGCTTTCTTGAGGAAGAACTCCAGGAGAGGGATAACAAACCTAAGCGTTCCGCATACACATTTGATGCAAGTTGGAATGACTTATATGGTATGA
- the KUP5 gene encoding K+ uptake permease 5 (K+ uptake permease 5 (KUP5); FUNCTIONS IN: potassium ion transmembrane transporter activity; INVOLVED IN: potassium ion transport; LOCATED IN: plasma membrane; EXPRESSED IN: 25 plant structures; EXPRESSED DURING: 15 growth stages; CONTAINS InterPro DOMAIN/s: Potassium uptake protein, kup (InterPro:IPR018519), K+ potassium transporter (InterPro:IPR003855); BEST Arabidopsis thaliana protein match is: K+ uptake permease 7 (TAIR:AT5G09400.1); Has 3492 Blast hits to 3446 proteins in 1048 species: Archae - 13; Bacteria - 2408; Metazoa - 14; Fungi - 115; Plants - 797; Viruses - 4; Other Eukaryotes - 141 (source: NCBI BLink).) — translation MFHVEEESSGGDGSEIDEEFGGDDSTTSLSRWVFDEKDDYEVNEDYDDDGYDEHNHPEMDSDEEDDNVEQRLIRTSPAVDSFDVDALEIPGTQKNEIEDTGIGKKLILALQTLGVVFGDIGTSPLYTFTVMFRRSPINDKEDIIGALSLVIYTLILIPLVKYVHFVLWANDDGEGGTFALYSLICRHANVSLIPNQLPSDARISGFGLKVPSPELERSLIIKERLEASMALKKLLLILVLAGTAMVIADAVVTPAMSVMSAIGGLKVGVGVIEQDQVVVISVSFLVILFSVQKYGTSKLGLVLGPALLLWFFCLAGIGIYNLVKYDSSVFKAFNPAYIYFFFKRNSVNAWYALGGCVLCATGSEAMFADLSYFSVHSIQLTFILLVLPCLLLGYLGQAAYLSENFSAAGDAFFSSVPSSLFWPVFLISNVAALIASRAMTTATFTCIKQSIALGCFPRLKIIHTSKKFIGQIYIPVLNWSLLVVCLIVVCSTSNIFAIGNAYGIAELGIMMTTTILVTLIMLLIWQTNIIVVSMFAIVSLIVELVFFSSVCSSVADGSWIILVFATIMFLIMFVWNYGSKLKYETEVQKKLPMDLLRELGSNLGTIRAPGIGLLYNELAKGVPAIFGHFLTTLPAIHSMVIFVCIKYVPVPSVPQTERFLFRRVCPRSYHLFRCVARYGYKDVRKESHQAFEQILIESLEKFIRKEAQERALESDGDHNDTDSEDDTTLSRVLIAPNGSVYSLGVPLLAEHMNSSNKRPMERRKASIDFGAGPSSALDVEQSLEKELSFIHKAKESGVVYLLGHGDIRATKDSWFLKKLVINYLYAFLRKNSRRGITNLSVPHTHLMQVGMTYMV, via the exons ATGTTTCAcgtggaagaagaaagcagtGGAGGCGATGGGTCTGAGATTGATGAGGAGTTTGGCGGAGACGATTCAACGACGTCATTGTCGCGATGGGTGTTCGATGAGAAAGATGATTATGAGGTTAATGAAGATTACGACGATGATGGATATGATGAGCATAATCACCCGGAAATGGATTCCGATGAGGAGGATGACAATGTGGAGCAGCGTTTGATTCGCACTAGCCCTGCCGTTGACTCTTTCGATGTAGATGCTCTTGAGATTCCTGGAACTCAGAAAAACGAAATCGAG GACACTGGTATAGGAAAGAAACTCATACTTGCTTTGCAGACACTTGGGGTTGTATTTGGTGATATTGGAACTAGCCCATTGTATACCTTCACTGTCATGTTCAGAAGATCTCCAATTAACGACAAAGAAGATATTATTGGAGCCTTGTCATTGGTTATATACACTTTAATATTGATTCCTCTTGTAAAGTATGTACATTTTGTTCTTTGGGCCAATGACGATGGCGAAG GTGGGACGTTTGCTTTGTATTCGTTGATCTGCCGGCATGCAAATGTTAGCCTTATCCCAAATCAACTTCCATCAGATGCTCGCATATCAGGCTTTGGTTTGAAGGTTCCGTCTCCAGAACTTGAAAGATCATtgataattaaagaaagaCTTGAGGCGTCAATGGCCTTGAAAAAGCTTCTTCTGATTTTAGTTCTTGCCGGCACTGCTATGGTGATTGCTGATGCTGTTGTTACGCCAGCAATGTCAG TAATGTCTGCTATCGGTGGTCTGAAGGTTGGAGTTGGTGTTATAGAACAAG ATCAGGTGGTCGTGATATCAGTCAGCTTTCTTGTGATCTTGTTCAGTGTACAAAAATATGGAACCAGCAAATTGGGGCTTGTTTTGGGTCCTGCTTTACTTCTGTGGTTTTTTTGTCTAGCGGGCATTGGAATTTACAACCTCGTAAAATATGACAGCAGCGTTTTTAAAGCGTTCAATCCTGCAtatatctatttctttttcaagaGAAACTCTGTAAATGCTTGGTATGCACTTGGGGGTTGCGTTTTATGTGCAACTG GATCGGAGGCCATGTTTGCAGATCTTAGCTATTTCTCTGTTCACTCTATCCAG CTTACTTTTATCCTTCTGGTGTTACCTTGCCTCTTGCTGGGTTATTTGGGTCAAGCCGCATACCTCTCTGAAAACTTCAGCGCTGCCGGGGATGCTTTCTTTTCGTCAGTTCCAA gtTCTTTGTTCTGGCCAGTCTTTCTCATTTCTAATGTTGCTGCTTTAATTGCCAGTCGTGCAATGACAACAGCCACATTTACATGCATCAAACAGTCAATAGCACTAGGCTGTTTCCCACGTCTTAAAATCATTCACACCTCAAAGAAATTCATTGGACAGATTTATATACCGGTTCTTAACTGGTCCCTTCTGGTGGTGTGTCTGATCGTTGTCTGCTCTACCTCAAATATCTTCGCGATTGGAAACGCTTATg GCATCGCAGAGCTGGGAATTATGATGACTACAACAATTTTGGTGACCCTTATCATGCTTCTTATCTGGCAGACGAACATCATAGTTGTGAGCATGTTTGCAATTGTTTCCCTGATAGTCGAACTGGTTTTCTTCTCATCCGTTTGTTCAAGTGTGGCTGATGGAAGTTGGATAATCTTGGTTTTTGCTACAATTATGTTTCTCATAATGTTTGTTTGGAACTACGGGAGTAAACTGAAGTATGAAACTGAAGTCCAGAAAAAGCTACCAATGGACCTACTACGAGAACTGGGCAGTAACCTTGGGACAATTAGAGCACCCGGTATTGGTCTACTTTATAATGAGCTAGCTAAAGGAGTTCCGGCAATATTTGGTCATTTTCTAACCACCCTTCCTGCAATCCATTCCATGGTTATCTTCGTGTGTATAAAGTATGTCCCTGTTCCAAGTGTGCCTCAGACCGAGAGATTTCTTTTCAGACGTGTATGCCCAAGAAGCTATCATTTATTCCGCTGTGTAGCCAG GTATGGATACAAAGATGTGCGGAAGGAAAGTCACCAGGCGTTTGAGCAGATACTGATTGAGAGTCTAGAAAAATTTATACGTAAGGAAGCACAGGAGCGTGCACTTGAGAGTGACGGAGACCATAATGATACAGATTCTGAGGATGATACGACTCTGTCCAGAGTTCTGATAGCACCCAATGGAAGTGTGTATTCACTTGGAGTGCCTCTCTTAGCTGAGCACATGAATTCGTCAAACAAGCGACCCATGGAGAGAAGAAAGGCCAGCATAGATTTTGGGGCAGGTCCTTCATCGGCGTTGGATGTGGAGCAGAGTCTAGAAAAAGAATTGTCGTTTATACACAAAGCGAAAGAGTCAGGGGTGGTGTATCTACTGGGACATGGGGACATAAGGGCTACTAAGGATTCTTGGTTTCTGAAGAAGCTGGTAATAAATTACTTGTATGCTTTCTTGAGGAAGAACTCCAGGAGAGGGATAACAAACCTAAGCGTTCCGCATACACATTTGATGCAAGTTGGAATGACTTATATGGTATGA